One Roseimaritima multifibrata DNA window includes the following coding sequences:
- a CDS encoding serine/threonine-protein kinase, whose product MARFRMVLAGWKTHATFMGQIVWRFLFMLDADPDDTFASVDVLASDFLARYRDGDRPTIDEYVRRHPELAAAIQKMFPLVLSVEKVKIDQQVSGDGTATLAGRSPKQLGDFRLIREIGRGGMGVVFEAMQESLGRMVAVKLLPKQSLLDDAALRRFQREAKTAAAMHHTNIVPVFGTGEADGTSYLVMQLVQGETLDKKITEAGASFDFRRASLIAKQIADALDYAHHSGVLHRDVKPANILLDENDTAQITDFGLARNRQDDLTMTQALSGSPRYMAPERFQGLSDERSDIYSLGLTLYEMLTGEPAFVDSDPHQLMESVRQHRVKSVRLLRPDVPLDLETIVSKAMNPEASLRYQTAASLRDDLNRFLLDQPIQARRISPLSRCLRWCRRNPRIAASAGIALASLSLATLASTAGWVIVSQANQRTAEALRQSEQTVDVALLSLDGVVDIVAAPSAGIRDTGFDDSGFDNSGSPILRLNPSPHTAKVLESIQPLYERLSQQSPSRPDVIVQMIRASIRLALIQQQLGQTSAAIDSLDRGLQVLLTRSEMTALPENEKQRLLASLYNELAAANASAMRFDESEAASLEAITAAMKVPASDREAQLQLARAHVALGAPASQRRRVDSSSVQLAHQQQREHLNAAHEILEQLHQTPEEGGTVQESRGQGSLLEVLRAQVRLAESRLAKRPGLKQDHFAEAIKIFRRQLDATPDDTAVRFRLVEALAGVNLRREVRTPRQRNEARMRLRESLDELAPLRRQFPDTTLFAVAEVHVWHKLSNIARSAGDLSLASEHLDNAMRIQTQLVEESPENMTHRCWRALLYRSVAEIGDLQGDTEGKLAAIENASADLDAIAPSDQDQPFVLQTRQRIEELVLPDI is encoded by the coding sequence GTGGCCCGATTTCGGATGGTTTTGGCGGGCTGGAAAACCCATGCCACTTTCATGGGGCAAATCGTATGGCGGTTTTTATTTATGCTTGATGCGGATCCCGATGATACTTTCGCCAGCGTGGATGTCCTTGCTAGTGATTTCTTGGCAAGGTATCGCGATGGCGACCGGCCTACGATCGACGAATACGTACGCCGGCATCCCGAATTGGCCGCAGCGATTCAAAAAATGTTTCCGCTGGTGTTGTCGGTTGAAAAAGTCAAAATTGACCAGCAGGTTTCTGGCGATGGTACTGCGACGCTCGCAGGGCGGTCCCCCAAACAGTTGGGTGATTTTCGCCTGATTCGAGAAATCGGACGGGGGGGAATGGGGGTCGTCTTTGAAGCGATGCAAGAATCGCTTGGACGGATGGTGGCCGTTAAATTGCTTCCCAAGCAAAGCTTGTTGGATGATGCAGCCCTCCGGCGCTTTCAACGCGAAGCGAAGACGGCCGCTGCCATGCACCATACGAATATTGTTCCCGTTTTCGGGACAGGTGAAGCCGACGGCACCTCGTACCTTGTCATGCAACTGGTCCAGGGAGAGACGCTGGATAAGAAAATTACGGAGGCGGGTGCCTCGTTTGATTTTCGGAGGGCTTCGCTGATTGCCAAGCAGATCGCCGATGCTCTTGATTATGCGCACCATAGCGGCGTGTTACATCGAGACGTAAAACCGGCCAATATTCTGCTGGATGAAAACGATACGGCTCAAATCACCGATTTTGGTCTTGCCCGAAATCGGCAGGATGATCTGACGATGACGCAGGCGCTCAGTGGCAGTCCACGCTACATGGCTCCGGAACGCTTTCAAGGTTTGTCCGACGAGCGGAGCGACATCTATAGTCTGGGTTTGACGCTTTATGAGATGTTGACTGGTGAGCCTGCCTTTGTGGATTCGGATCCTCATCAGTTAATGGAATCGGTCCGCCAGCACCGTGTTAAATCGGTTCGTCTTTTACGCCCCGATGTTCCGTTAGATTTGGAAACGATTGTTTCCAAAGCGATGAATCCGGAGGCTTCGCTCCGATATCAAACGGCTGCAAGTCTGCGGGACGATCTGAATCGTTTCTTGCTGGATCAGCCGATTCAGGCTCGACGTATTTCGCCGCTGTCGCGTTGTCTGCGGTGGTGCCGTCGAAATCCGCGGATTGCAGCGTCCGCGGGGATTGCTTTGGCATCGCTAAGCCTGGCAACGTTGGCGTCGACCGCGGGGTGGGTGATTGTTTCGCAAGCGAATCAACGGACGGCCGAGGCGCTGCGCCAGTCGGAGCAGACGGTAGACGTTGCTTTACTGTCGCTGGATGGCGTCGTCGATATTGTGGCAGCCCCTTCGGCGGGAATCCGCGATACGGGGTTTGACGATTCGGGCTTTGATAATTCGGGCTCGCCCATTCTCCGCTTGAATCCATCCCCGCATACGGCGAAGGTACTTGAGAGTATTCAGCCGCTTTATGAACGGCTTTCGCAGCAATCGCCTAGCCGGCCCGATGTGATCGTGCAGATGATTCGGGCGAGTATTCGGTTGGCGTTGATCCAGCAACAATTGGGGCAGACGTCCGCTGCGATCGATTCGCTAGATCGCGGTCTGCAGGTTCTGTTGACGCGAAGTGAGATGACCGCACTGCCTGAAAATGAAAAGCAACGGCTGTTGGCAAGTTTGTACAACGAATTGGCTGCAGCGAACGCGAGTGCGATGCGATTCGATGAATCCGAAGCCGCTTCCCTCGAAGCGATCACCGCCGCGATGAAGGTTCCCGCATCGGACCGCGAAGCACAGTTGCAACTAGCCCGTGCTCATGTGGCCCTGGGGGCTCCAGCTTCGCAGCGCCGCCGTGTTGATTCGTCGTCGGTTCAATTGGCTCATCAACAGCAGAGAGAACATCTAAATGCTGCCCATGAAATATTGGAACAACTGCACCAAACGCCTGAAGAGGGTGGAACGGTGCAGGAATCGAGGGGGCAGGGTAGTCTGCTTGAAGTTCTGCGAGCTCAGGTTCGCCTGGCAGAATCGCGGCTTGCCAAACGTCCGGGCCTCAAACAAGATCATTTTGCGGAAGCGATCAAAATTTTTCGCCGCCAGCTAGATGCGACGCCCGACGATACCGCCGTCCGCTTTCGTTTGGTGGAAGCCTTGGCAGGGGTGAATTTGCGGCGTGAAGTGCGGACGCCTCGTCAACGGAACGAAGCCCGGATGCGACTGCGAGAATCGCTGGACGAACTTGCCCCTTTGCGTCGTCAATTCCCGGACACGACGCTCTTCGCCGTTGCCGAAGTACATGTGTGGCACAAGTTGTCCAATATCGCTCGCTCCGCTGGAGACCTATCGCTTGCCTCCGAGCACCTAGACAATGCGATGCGCATTCAAACGCAGTTGGTGGAGGAGTCGCCTGAAAATATGACTCACCGATGTTGGCGAGCCTTATTGTACCGATCGGTTGCCGAAATCGGTGATCTTCAAGGGGATACAGAAGGGAAGCTTGCGGCTATCGAAAACGCCTCTGCCGACCTCGATGCAATCGCTCCGTCTGACCAAGATCAGCCATTTGTGCTGCAAACGCGTCAGCGGATCGAAGAATTGGTACTTCCCGATATCTAA
- a CDS encoding sigma-70 family RNA polymerase sigma factor, producing the protein MNSLIEDLQQQLKAGDASRFAEVFVHHRPRLWQIIHFRLSDQVRGRVDADDVLQEVYIDAEKRLQHFIDGDFPSFFLWLRLVAGQTLSDVHRRHLGTQSRSTLRESNPSAAKSWENTSMCLSQRFIAHLTSPSQAAVKQELIGQVHEALQGMNEIDREVLALRHFEELTNQEVAVELGIQPKAASIRYMRALERLRGVLSQIS; encoded by the coding sequence GTGAATTCTTTGATCGAAGACCTCCAGCAGCAACTGAAAGCGGGCGATGCATCGCGATTCGCTGAAGTTTTTGTACATCATCGCCCACGGCTTTGGCAGATCATTCACTTTCGTTTAAGCGATCAGGTTCGCGGCCGTGTCGACGCGGATGATGTGCTGCAAGAGGTATACATCGACGCTGAAAAGCGGCTTCAACATTTCATCGATGGTGATTTTCCCTCGTTTTTTCTTTGGCTACGTTTGGTCGCCGGGCAAACGCTTAGCGACGTTCATCGCAGGCATCTAGGGACTCAATCACGATCGACGCTTCGTGAATCGAATCCGTCGGCCGCCAAATCATGGGAGAATACTTCCATGTGTCTTTCGCAGCGTTTTATCGCACACCTGACTTCACCCAGCCAAGCGGCGGTGAAGCAAGAGCTGATTGGGCAGGTCCACGAAGCGCTGCAAGGGATGAATGAGATCGATCGAGAGGTGTTGGCGCTGCGGCACTTCGAAGAGCTGACGAATCAGGAGGTTGCCGTCGAACTTGGCATCCAGCCGAAAGCGGCAAGCATTCGGTACATGCGGGCGCTGGAGCGGTTACGTGGGGTCCTGTCGCAGATTTCATAG
- a CDS encoding PSD1 and planctomycete cytochrome C domain-containing protein, which produces MRNFIDVTLLGLFAIGWGICVPSVRGAENAIDFNRDIRPILSDKCFFCHGPDAHERKADLRLDTAEGALADLGGYAAIVPGNLEESEFVLRILDQDDPMPPLDSHKSLKPSEIELLKRWIAEGGEYSEPWAYVPPERHPVPEVSDTDWPENWIDHFVLARLEAEGLQPAPDADPVTLIRRLYFDLTGLPPTPAQVDAFVNGERELTAIVDELLESPHFGERLAMYWLDLVRYADTVGYHGDQTHNISPYRDWVIAALNANMPFDQFTREQLAGDLLPNPSTAQKVASGYNRLLQTTHEGGLQLKEYDAIYNADRVRNVSAVWMGATVGCAQCHDHKYDPYTIQDHYALGAFFADIADRGFSGNTLPANRPPEISVYSLEQQQELARLKAEMALVIDEETQTQLESLESAQQKLLARIKAAKTKEAKDTLATEQKDLEQRISQLASQEKRDAFQKLRKQHRSLEKQGRQTMITVAEEPRVMRVLPRGNWQDETGDVVLPAVPGFLGRVTPTAGERANRLDLANWLVDPENGAGGLTARVFANRFWYLFFGTGISRSLADFGGQGEPPANPELLDQIAVSFYESGWDVKKLVRLIVTSHAWRQSSVASPELLERDPHNQLVARQSRYRLPAELIRDNALAVSGLLISEEGGESAKPYQPAGYYRHLNFPTRKYAAHENQNQWRRGLYVHWQRMFLHPMLKAMDAPSREECTAQRPRSNTPNAALVLLNDPTFLESARVLGARILIEGGESADSRIDFAYRVVLSRSPDEEERVVLKALLEATQAEYVSKPATADLLLQTGIAPIPDGLDKIELASWTAVSRALLNLNETVTRN; this is translated from the coding sequence ATGCGCAACTTCATCGACGTTACCCTTTTAGGACTCTTTGCAATCGGCTGGGGAATTTGTGTTCCTTCCGTTCGCGGTGCCGAAAATGCCATCGATTTCAATCGTGACATTCGGCCGATCCTCTCGGATAAGTGCTTTTTCTGCCATGGTCCCGATGCCCATGAACGCAAGGCGGATCTGCGACTGGATACCGCTGAGGGAGCCTTGGCCGATTTGGGCGGCTACGCAGCGATTGTTCCTGGGAACTTGGAGGAGAGTGAGTTTGTGCTGCGGATCCTTGACCAGGACGATCCGATGCCGCCGCTGGATTCACACAAATCGCTTAAGCCATCGGAAATCGAACTGCTGAAACGTTGGATTGCCGAAGGTGGGGAATACTCGGAACCTTGGGCCTACGTTCCTCCCGAACGACATCCGGTTCCCGAAGTATCCGATACCGATTGGCCCGAAAACTGGATCGATCATTTTGTCTTGGCTCGCTTGGAGGCTGAGGGATTGCAGCCCGCGCCGGATGCCGATCCGGTGACGCTGATTCGCCGATTGTATTTTGATCTGACGGGGCTGCCTCCGACGCCCGCGCAGGTGGATGCGTTTGTCAACGGAGAACGTGAGCTAACGGCGATCGTCGATGAACTGCTGGAATCGCCTCACTTTGGCGAACGCTTGGCGATGTACTGGCTGGACCTGGTTCGATATGCCGATACGGTGGGGTACCATGGCGATCAGACTCATAATATCTCGCCTTACCGCGATTGGGTGATTGCTGCCCTAAACGCGAATATGCCTTTTGATCAGTTCACCCGTGAGCAATTGGCTGGGGACCTGCTACCGAATCCATCGACCGCCCAAAAAGTCGCTTCGGGGTACAACCGGTTGCTTCAGACGACTCATGAAGGTGGCTTGCAGCTGAAAGAGTACGACGCGATCTATAATGCGGACCGTGTCAGAAATGTTTCAGCCGTCTGGATGGGGGCGACCGTTGGGTGTGCTCAATGCCATGATCACAAGTACGACCCGTACACCATCCAGGATCATTACGCGTTGGGAGCCTTCTTTGCAGATATCGCGGACCGAGGTTTTAGCGGGAACACTTTGCCTGCTAATCGGCCACCCGAAATTTCTGTCTACTCCTTAGAACAGCAGCAGGAACTTGCTCGACTGAAGGCAGAGATGGCGTTGGTGATCGACGAAGAAACGCAAACGCAACTTGAATCATTGGAGTCTGCACAGCAAAAACTTCTGGCGCGCATCAAGGCTGCGAAAACGAAAGAAGCCAAGGATACGCTGGCCACAGAACAGAAGGATCTTGAACAGCGGATTTCACAACTGGCGTCGCAAGAGAAGCGGGACGCTTTTCAAAAACTGCGGAAGCAACACCGAAGTTTAGAGAAGCAGGGACGCCAAACCATGATCACCGTGGCGGAAGAACCACGGGTGATGCGGGTGTTGCCACGCGGTAACTGGCAAGATGAAACCGGCGATGTGGTGCTGCCTGCTGTTCCAGGTTTTCTGGGGCGTGTCACTCCGACCGCAGGCGAACGTGCCAACCGACTGGATTTGGCCAACTGGCTGGTCGATCCAGAAAATGGGGCAGGGGGGCTGACGGCCAGAGTCTTTGCGAATCGATTCTGGTACCTGTTTTTTGGGACCGGTATTTCCCGGTCCTTGGCTGATTTTGGCGGCCAGGGCGAACCTCCCGCGAATCCGGAACTACTGGATCAGATTGCCGTTAGTTTTTACGAGAGTGGCTGGGATGTGAAGAAACTGGTTCGCTTGATTGTCACAAGTCACGCTTGGCGGCAGTCATCCGTGGCGTCTCCGGAATTGCTTGAACGCGATCCACACAACCAATTGGTCGCTCGCCAATCACGGTATCGTTTGCCTGCCGAGCTGATTCGTGATAACGCTTTGGCCGTTTCAGGGTTATTGATTAGTGAAGAAGGAGGCGAAAGCGCCAAACCGTATCAGCCTGCAGGATACTATCGTCACCTGAACTTTCCGACTCGCAAATACGCGGCTCATGAGAACCAGAACCAGTGGCGTCGAGGGTTGTACGTGCACTGGCAACGCATGTTCCTGCATCCGATGTTAAAGGCGATGGACGCTCCCAGTCGTGAGGAATGCACTGCACAACGCCCGCGATCCAACACACCCAACGCGGCGCTAGTGCTGCTGAACGATCCAACGTTTCTTGAATCCGCACGCGTCTTAGGAGCACGGATCCTGATCGAGGGAGGCGAATCGGCTGACTCACGTATCGATTTTGCCTACCGAGTCGTGTTGTCGCGATCCCCTGATGAAGAGGAGCGAGTGGTATTGAAGGCTCTTCTGGAAGCGACGCAGGCAGAGTACGTCAGCAAGCCAGCGACTGCTGACCTGCTGTTGCAGACCGGCATCGCGCCGATTCCGGATGGCTTGGACAAAATCGAACTTGCCAGTTGGACCGCCGTTAGTCGCGCGCTATTAAACTTGAACGAAACGGTTACTCGGAACTAG
- a CDS encoding DUF1501 domain-containing protein, with amino-acid sequence MNPFNRRTFLGQTGISLGSAAASTLASGAISNDIPHFAAKAKRVIFLCMAGGPSHLETFDYKPTLDELNGKPMPESFTKGQPIAQLQGQALKVLGHLADFKRYGNSGQQISDYLPHTAKIADDIAIVRSMVTEQINHDPAHTFMNTGTAISGRPSMGSWVTYGLGAETEDLPGFVVLTSQGGRNPQPIASRQWSAGFLPGRFQGVEFNSSGDPVDYVSNPKGVSANQQSALVDAIRKLDQQRNAQVANPDIDTRLSAYEMAFRMQTSVPGLMDISSEPQHVLDAYGAQPGDGTYASNCLLARRLAERGVRFIQLYHRGWDHHGDLQKYMDICCGLTDKPTAALINDLKERGMLEDTLVIWGGEFGRTPMFQGKGGPGRDHHIKGFSMWMAGGGVKGGISHGETDELGYNAVQDVVHVRDLHATMLHLLGIDSSRFSFPFQGLGMRLTGVEPAKVVHELIA; translated from the coding sequence ATGAATCCATTCAACCGCCGAACCTTCCTCGGCCAAACGGGAATTAGTCTCGGTTCCGCTGCCGCATCAACCCTCGCCTCTGGTGCGATTTCGAACGATATTCCTCATTTTGCTGCGAAAGCGAAACGAGTGATCTTTCTTTGCATGGCGGGAGGCCCGTCGCATCTAGAGACGTTTGATTACAAGCCGACCCTGGACGAGTTGAATGGGAAACCGATGCCGGAATCCTTCACCAAAGGCCAGCCGATTGCTCAGTTGCAGGGGCAGGCACTGAAGGTTCTGGGGCACTTGGCTGACTTCAAGCGTTACGGGAACAGTGGTCAGCAGATCAGCGATTATCTGCCACATACGGCAAAGATCGCCGATGATATCGCGATCGTTCGCTCGATGGTGACCGAGCAAATCAATCATGATCCGGCTCATACTTTCATGAATACAGGGACCGCGATCAGCGGCCGGCCGTCGATGGGGTCCTGGGTCACATATGGACTGGGGGCCGAAACGGAGGACCTACCCGGTTTTGTGGTGCTAACCAGTCAAGGTGGTCGTAACCCACAACCGATCGCGTCGCGGCAATGGTCCGCCGGGTTCTTGCCGGGGCGTTTCCAGGGAGTGGAATTCAATTCTTCGGGCGATCCGGTCGATTATGTGAGCAATCCGAAGGGCGTTTCTGCGAATCAGCAGTCGGCGCTGGTCGATGCGATTCGCAAACTGGACCAACAACGCAATGCCCAGGTCGCCAACCCCGATATCGATACTCGGCTTTCGGCCTACGAGATGGCGTTCCGAATGCAGACGTCGGTGCCGGGGTTGATGGATATCTCCAGCGAACCTCAACACGTCCTGGATGCGTATGGCGCCCAGCCAGGGGACGGTACCTACGCGTCCAATTGCCTGCTGGCACGCCGACTGGCCGAGCGGGGCGTGCGGTTTATCCAGCTTTACCACCGTGGCTGGGATCACCATGGCGATTTGCAGAAGTACATGGACATCTGTTGCGGGCTGACCGACAAACCGACAGCCGCATTGATTAACGACCTGAAAGAGCGAGGGATGCTTGAGGATACGTTGGTGATTTGGGGCGGTGAATTCGGGCGGACGCCAATGTTCCAAGGCAAAGGAGGTCCCGGCCGTGATCACCACATCAAAGGATTTTCGATGTGGATGGCCGGAGGCGGAGTTAAGGGAGGAATCAGTCACGGAGAGACCGATGAACTGGGATACAACGCCGTCCAGGATGTGGTTCATGTCCGCGACTTGCACGCCACGATGCTGCATCTGCTGGGAATCGATTCCAGCCGATTCAGTTTTCCGTTTCAGGGACTGGGCATGCGGCTGACAGGCGTCGAACCCGCGAAGGTCGTCCACGAATTGATCGCTTAG
- a CDS encoding EF-hand domain-containing protein yields the protein MKIVFASIALFAFAAGFLSPSANAQPPGRAGQGQGQGFGRPGGERPGMGGPRGGQAGSQQSPPWLRIFDTNGDGELSASEIAQASSSLLKLDRNQDGQLTAEELHPGGGPGMQNGRSRGPGQGQAQRPGPGQRPGQDSGPGQGQRPGRGDSAQTDAAFAKDLLEFDENKDNLIGLDELPIHMHEAFEIADANKDRSLDQAERLVLAAQFRRNRLNPEGEAVERKNAPTQGRRPAGRN from the coding sequence ATGAAAATCGTATTCGCTTCGATTGCTCTGTTCGCATTTGCTGCTGGCTTTTTGTCTCCTTCCGCCAATGCCCAGCCGCCAGGACGAGCCGGTCAGGGGCAGGGGCAGGGTTTCGGACGGCCGGGAGGCGAGCGGCCGGGAATGGGGGGGCCGCGTGGTGGCCAAGCTGGCAGTCAGCAATCGCCTCCTTGGCTGCGAATCTTTGATACCAACGGCGACGGCGAATTGTCGGCGTCCGAAATCGCCCAGGCATCCAGTTCATTGCTCAAACTGGATCGCAATCAAGATGGTCAATTGACGGCGGAGGAACTTCACCCCGGAGGCGGTCCTGGTATGCAGAATGGTCGCAGTCGAGGGCCGGGACAAGGTCAAGCACAACGTCCAGGTCCAGGGCAACGGCCGGGGCAAGATTCGGGGCCAGGACAAGGGCAACGGCCAGGGCGTGGTGATTCGGCACAAACCGATGCGGCGTTTGCCAAAGACCTTCTTGAGTTTGACGAGAACAAAGACAACCTGATTGGACTGGATGAATTGCCCATTCATATGCACGAGGCCTTTGAAATCGCGGACGCCAACAAGGATCGGTCACTAGACCAAGCGGAACGACTGGTCTTGGCAGCTCAGTTTCGTCGCAACCGTTTAAATCCAGAGGGTGAAGCCGTGGAAAGAAAAAATGCGCCAACGCAGGGACGGCGACCCGCCGGGAGAAACTAA
- a CDS encoding sulfatase-like hydrolase/transferase → MKPFSLIGSSALLVAFVAMAGQANANQKKAIEGRSSIQPNIVVLLADDLGWGDVGFHGGSAETPNIDRLAAEGVTLNRFYAYPACSPARAAMLTGRFPHRYGISGPVRGRDEGLPTTERLLPKDFQQAGYQTSLIGKWHLGNASQAGTHPTQRGFDHFYGFTDAFVDYFQHTAARGQVDWQRNGKTVHEPGYSTDLLTAEAVQQINARDKRKPFLMFVSFNAPHSPFQAPESLIAKYSHRLNQREATYAAMVDSMDQGIGRILSALDKQQLRNNTIVVFTSDNGAARNGTNAPFRGQKRQVLEGGIHVPFVVRAPGKLNAGSKSNQLAAIHDLLPTLAEAAGVRIVDQKPLDGISLWGNLKAETDQSRTLVIAEEDFAIIRDDWKLIQSASGETELYNLRNDATESNNQSSQQPAIAAKLKSQLSQFQNQVARDLPANTGFVQTAAVANAQATALTSTSAGDQQEGESLATATLRGDVTYGVLGDRRVESNGFGIRLLSAKDTDGNGQFAGEATLPQAVANPEQRWYRYTISGMAQDDFQVDADELYLKVEFFQKSGTDSLDLIKTRIYPQVLRERTDLKDEATNRSLGNGTWRTYSMDFRTPFAQVDQLKLSVGFANGKGSGSRSEFWVRSMSIAPIPVPANYQPPSSPSGFPQPNPKSLVSLGGRWYYNPQGGDRTPPKMFDHTNAEQLLYKSGRFEAPFAGNMSSWLRAGYLDLAGKPVEEDQERPQSLIVTFTDKHLVMRSRNLPNHPTATFPDRWRLLDGNPSYIQEQANTWYIPLEPRPATGAIAMNANNSNEALPMGAIGVATNGVIFFNPFDHINETDAVWRLDRCCGHPSPRNQYHYHKYPVCVKTPWSDEGEDHSSLIGFAFDGFPVYGPYEAKGLLAKDDTQNRLNDFNLHTDDQRGPHYHVTPGQFPHIIGGYWGEVEPLNGRRRSRP, encoded by the coding sequence ATGAAACCATTCTCTCTAATCGGTTCCTCGGCCCTGCTTGTGGCATTCGTTGCGATGGCCGGGCAAGCCAATGCCAACCAGAAAAAAGCGATCGAAGGTCGTTCTTCGATCCAACCGAATATTGTCGTTCTTCTGGCAGACGACCTGGGTTGGGGCGATGTCGGGTTCCATGGTGGATCCGCTGAAACACCCAACATCGATCGCCTGGCGGCAGAAGGTGTCACGCTAAATCGCTTCTATGCCTACCCTGCCTGCAGCCCTGCCCGTGCGGCCATGCTGACCGGCCGATTTCCACACCGGTACGGAATCAGCGGACCGGTCCGAGGGCGAGACGAAGGGTTGCCAACGACCGAACGATTGCTCCCCAAAGACTTTCAGCAAGCTGGCTACCAGACCAGCCTGATCGGCAAATGGCATCTCGGCAACGCATCCCAAGCGGGCACCCATCCAACCCAAAGAGGCTTCGACCACTTTTACGGTTTCACCGATGCGTTTGTCGACTACTTCCAACATACCGCGGCACGAGGTCAAGTCGATTGGCAGCGGAATGGCAAAACGGTCCACGAACCGGGATACTCAACCGATTTGTTAACCGCGGAAGCGGTCCAACAAATCAACGCTCGCGACAAACGCAAACCGTTTCTGATGTTCGTTTCGTTCAATGCACCCCACTCTCCGTTTCAGGCCCCCGAATCGCTCATCGCAAAATATTCCCATCGCCTAAACCAGCGAGAAGCAACCTACGCGGCAATGGTCGATTCGATGGACCAAGGGATCGGTCGCATCCTAAGTGCTCTGGACAAACAACAACTTCGCAACAACACGATCGTTGTCTTCACGTCGGATAACGGAGCCGCTCGAAACGGAACCAATGCTCCGTTTCGCGGGCAAAAACGTCAGGTCCTCGAAGGAGGGATTCACGTTCCCTTTGTTGTTCGCGCCCCCGGCAAACTGAATGCAGGATCGAAAAGCAATCAACTGGCAGCCATTCATGATCTATTGCCGACGCTCGCCGAGGCAGCAGGCGTACGAATCGTCGACCAGAAACCTCTCGATGGCATTAGCCTGTGGGGCAACCTGAAAGCGGAAACCGATCAGTCACGAACACTGGTCATCGCGGAGGAGGATTTTGCAATCATCCGCGATGACTGGAAATTGATCCAATCCGCATCGGGAGAGACGGAACTATATAACCTCCGCAACGATGCGACGGAATCCAACAACCAATCCAGTCAGCAACCGGCAATCGCCGCAAAACTGAAAAGCCAACTGTCTCAGTTTCAAAACCAAGTCGCCCGTGACCTTCCCGCAAACACTGGCTTTGTGCAAACCGCGGCAGTTGCCAACGCTCAAGCGACCGCGCTAACGTCCACGTCTGCAGGCGATCAGCAAGAGGGTGAATCACTGGCGACGGCGACACTTCGCGGCGATGTAACCTATGGCGTCCTTGGTGATCGTCGCGTCGAATCCAATGGATTTGGCATTCGCCTGCTCTCGGCCAAAGACACCGACGGAAATGGACAGTTCGCTGGCGAAGCGACTCTGCCCCAGGCGGTTGCCAACCCCGAACAGCGATGGTACCGCTACACGATTTCAGGCATGGCGCAAGATGACTTTCAAGTCGACGCTGACGAACTGTATCTAAAAGTCGAATTCTTCCAAAAGTCCGGAACCGATTCGTTAGACCTCATCAAGACACGGATCTATCCGCAAGTGCTCCGCGAACGAACCGACCTAAAGGACGAAGCGACAAACCGCAGCCTTGGGAACGGAACATGGCGAACGTATTCGATGGATTTCCGCACGCCGTTTGCTCAGGTCGATCAGCTAAAACTAAGCGTCGGATTTGCGAATGGCAAAGGGTCTGGCAGCCGTTCAGAATTCTGGGTCCGCAGCATGTCGATCGCTCCGATTCCCGTCCCCGCAAACTACCAGCCGCCGTCGTCCCCGTCGGGATTCCCTCAGCCCAACCCCAAGTCGCTTGTCTCGCTGGGTGGCCGCTGGTACTACAATCCGCAAGGCGGTGACCGCACCCCGCCGAAAATGTTTGACCACACCAACGCGGAACAATTGCTGTACAAATCAGGCCGATTTGAAGCTCCCTTTGCGGGCAACATGTCGTCATGGCTACGTGCCGGTTACTTGGACCTTGCTGGCAAACCTGTCGAAGAAGACCAAGAGAGACCGCAATCGCTGATCGTCACGTTCACTGACAAACACCTTGTGATGCGTAGTCGAAACTTGCCCAACCATCCGACGGCGACCTTTCCCGATCGCTGGCGATTGCTCGACGGCAACCCGTCCTACATCCAAGAGCAAGCCAACACATGGTACATCCCGCTAGAGCCGCGTCCTGCGACCGGAGCGATTGCGATGAACGCAAACAATTCGAACGAGGCACTACCCATGGGAGCCATCGGCGTCGCGACCAACGGCGTGATCTTTTTCAACCCGTTCGACCACATCAACGAAACCGACGCCGTCTGGCGACTAGACCGTTGCTGTGGCCATCCAAGCCCCCGAAACCAATACCACTACCACAAGTATCCGGTATGCGTCAAAACGCCATGGAGCGACGAAGGTGAAGATCACTCCAGCCTGATCGGCTTTGCTTTCGACGGATTCCCCGTCTATGGCCCCTACGAAGCGAAGGGTTTACTGGCCAAGGACGATACCCAAAACCGGTTGAATGATTTCAACCTGCATACCGACGATCAACGAGGACCTCACTACCACGTCACTCCCGGTCAGTTCCCGCACATCATCGGTGGGTACTGGGGAGAGGTGGAACCGCTTAACGGTCGACGCCGCAGCCGACCCTAA